Proteins encoded by one window of Porphyrobacter sp. YT40:
- a CDS encoding PhoH family protein, whose protein sequence is MGRRPSRAGHPALSPDPRGIPEQRRARVDLTFENQALLGPLFGQFDANLVQVENRLGVYIHARGHQVVIEGPEDDVARARETLKTMYDRLARGEALDSGAIESMIAMSAEPTLEGIIAGDQGAPPIMIRTRKKTIVPRSATQIEYMRSLARDDIIFALGPAGTGKTYIAVAQAVSQLITGSVQRLILSRPAVEAGEKLGFLPGDMKEKVDPYLRPLYDALNDCMPPEQVERRLANGEIEIAPIAFMRGRTLADSFIILDEAQNTTREQMKMFLTRFGQNSRMVICGDPRQVDIPGGPNMSGLNDAVQKLEGVEGFGTIRFTAADVVRHPIVGRIVEAYEGTGEG, encoded by the coding sequence ATGGGCCGACGACCCTCCCGTGCCGGACACCCGGCGCTCTCGCCCGATCCGCGCGGCATCCCCGAACAGCGGCGCGCCCGCGTTGATCTGACCTTCGAGAACCAGGCCCTGCTGGGGCCCTTGTTCGGGCAGTTCGACGCCAATCTGGTGCAGGTCGAGAACCGGCTCGGGGTCTATATCCACGCGCGCGGCCATCAGGTGGTGATCGAAGGGCCGGAGGACGATGTCGCCCGCGCCCGCGAGACGCTCAAGACCATGTATGACCGGCTGGCACGGGGCGAGGCGCTCGACAGCGGAGCGATCGAATCGATGATCGCCATGTCGGCCGAACCGACGCTCGAAGGGATCATCGCGGGCGATCAGGGCGCGCCGCCGATCATGATCCGCACGCGCAAGAAAACCATCGTGCCGCGTTCGGCGACGCAGATCGAATATATGCGCAGCCTCGCCAGGGACGACATCATCTTCGCATTGGGCCCGGCGGGCACCGGCAAGACCTATATCGCGGTGGCGCAGGCGGTGAGCCAGCTGATCACCGGTTCGGTGCAGCGCCTGATCCTGTCGCGCCCGGCGGTGGAGGCGGGGGAGAAGCTGGGCTTCCTCCCCGGCGACATGAAGGAGAAGGTCGATCCCTATCTGCGCCCGCTCTACGATGCGCTGAACGACTGCATGCCGCCCGAACAGGTCGAGCGGCGGCTGGCCAATGGCGAGATCGAGATTGCGCCGATCGCCTTCATGCGCGGGCGCACGCTGGCCGACAGCTTCATCATCCTCGATGAAGCGCAGAACACCACGCGCGAGCAGATGAAGATGTTCCTCACCCGCTTCGGCCAGAACAGCCGCATGGTCATCTGCGGCGACCCGCGGCAGGTCGACATTCCCGGCGGCCCCAATATGAGCGGCCTCAACGATGCGGTCCAAAAGCTGGAAGGGGTGGAAGGCTTCGGTACGATCCGCTTCACCGCGGCCGACGTGGTACGCCACCCGATCGTGGGGCGGATCGTCGAGGCTTACGAGGGCACCGGCGAAGGGTAG
- a CDS encoding TrkA family potassium uptake protein: MSADKRKPVLVVGLGRFGGAVARTLTNMGSEVLGVDRDPHLVQEYAADLTKVVEADCTEGELLRQLGVADFGAAVVAIGSDIEASVLTVLALADLGLTNIWAKASNAKHARILERIGATHVVFPEQRMGERVAHLLNERLLDFIAFGDEFAIARLCAPEPIVGLPLVTSACRKKYDVTVVGVKRAGEAFIHAVPDTIIFPDDELVVSGKIKDIERFSSI; the protein is encoded by the coding sequence TTGTCGGCTGACAAGCGCAAACCCGTTCTGGTCGTCGGGCTGGGCCGTTTCGGCGGCGCGGTGGCACGCACGCTCACCAACATGGGCAGCGAAGTGCTGGGGGTCGATCGCGATCCCCATCTGGTGCAGGAATATGCCGCCGATCTCACCAAGGTGGTCGAGGCCGATTGCACCGAGGGCGAATTGCTGCGGCAGCTGGGCGTCGCCGATTTCGGGGCGGCGGTGGTCGCCATCGGCAGCGACATCGAAGCCAGCGTGCTGACGGTGCTGGCGCTGGCCGATCTCGGCCTCACCAACATCTGGGCCAAGGCGAGCAATGCCAAGCACGCCCGCATCCTCGAACGCATCGGCGCGACCCACGTGGTGTTCCCCGAACAGCGCATGGGCGAGCGAGTGGCGCATCTGCTCAACGAGAGGCTGCTCGATTTCATCGCCTTCGGAGACGAATTCGCCATCGCCCGCCTGTGCGCGCCCGAGCCGATCGTGGGCCTGCCGCTGGTGACGAGCGCGTGCCGCAAGAAATACGATGTGACCGTGGTGGGCGTGAAGCGCGCCGGAGAGGCCTTCATTCACGCCGTCCCCGACACGATCATCTTCCCCGACGACGAGTTGGTCGTGTCGGGCAAGATCAAGGATATTGAGCGCTTTTCCTCAATCTGA
- a CDS encoding potassium transporter TrkG, giving the protein MKLLRNPIRLVPSLFLLAIAIGTIALSLPIATADGTGAPVLTALFTATSAVAVTGLVVVDTGSYWSPFGQVAILLMFQIGGLGIMTAATLFGLLAGRGFGLNDRMATQVERGRLETGDALSVLKLVFAITMVVEAVVAAILALRMMTYYGMSAGEALWNGVFHSVSAFNNAGFSTHADSVMGYQSDPVILVPIMLAVILTALGFPVMQDLHDKRLAWKRWSLHSKVTVYGTAALLALGFVTILAMEWTNADTLGPMSVGSKLLNAAFHSVMPRTAGFNSVDVGAFHDQTLMVNYLLMFIGGGSAGTAGGIKVTTFVVLFAIVLSEVLGRRDAGLFDRRFGSEVERQALTVTVLSAGLVFVAATYISSITSLPLPEILFECISAFSTVGLSTGITADLPPSAQIVIVLLMYIGRVGTITVATALAVGRAPRPYRFPKENLIVG; this is encoded by the coding sequence ATGAAGCTGCTGCGCAATCCGATCCGGCTGGTGCCGAGTCTGTTCCTGCTCGCCATCGCCATCGGCACGATAGCGCTGAGCCTGCCGATCGCCACCGCCGACGGCACCGGCGCGCCCGTGCTGACCGCGCTGTTCACCGCCACCTCGGCGGTCGCGGTGACGGGGTTGGTGGTGGTCGATACGGGCAGTTACTGGTCGCCGTTCGGGCAGGTGGCGATCCTGCTGATGTTCCAGATCGGCGGCCTCGGGATCATGACCGCCGCGACCCTGTTCGGATTGCTCGCCGGGCGCGGCTTCGGCCTCAACGACCGCATGGCGACCCAGGTCGAGCGCGGGCGGCTGGAGACGGGCGACGCGCTCTCGGTGCTGAAGCTGGTCTTCGCCATCACGATGGTGGTGGAGGCGGTGGTGGCGGCGATCCTCGCGCTGCGGATGATGACATATTACGGCATGAGCGCGGGCGAGGCCCTGTGGAACGGGGTGTTCCATTCGGTCAGCGCCTTCAACAATGCCGGCTTTTCGACCCATGCCGACAGCGTCATGGGCTATCAGTCCGATCCGGTAATACTGGTGCCGATCATGCTGGCGGTGATCCTGACCGCGCTCGGCTTTCCGGTGATGCAGGATCTGCACGACAAGCGGCTGGCGTGGAAGCGCTGGTCGCTGCATTCCAAGGTAACCGTCTATGGCACGGCGGCGCTGCTGGCGCTGGGCTTCGTCACGATCCTCGCGATGGAATGGACCAATGCCGACACCCTCGGCCCGATGAGCGTGGGCAGCAAACTGCTCAATGCCGCCTTCCATTCGGTGATGCCGCGCACCGCCGGGTTCAACAGCGTCGATGTCGGCGCGTTTCACGACCAGACGCTGATGGTGAATTACCTGCTGATGTTCATCGGCGGCGGCAGCGCGGGCACGGCGGGCGGGATCAAGGTTACGACCTTCGTCGTGCTGTTCGCGATCGTGCTGTCCGAAGTGCTGGGCCGCCGCGATGCCGGACTGTTCGACCGCCGCTTCGGCAGCGAGGTGGAGCGGCAGGCGCTGACCGTCACGGTGCTTTCGGCAGGTCTGGTCTTTGTTGCTGCCACCTATATTTCCTCGATCACCAGCCTGCCGCTGCCGGAGATCCTGTTCGAATGCATCTCCGCCTTTTCGACCGTCGGGCTATCCACCGGTATCACCGCCGACCTTCCGCCCTCGGCGCAGATCGTGATCGTGCTGCTGATGTATATTGGCCGGGTTGGAACCATTACCGTGGCGACCGCATTGGCCGTGGGTCGCGCGCCGCGTCCCTATCGTTTCCCCAAGGAGAACCTCATTGTCGGCTGA
- the ybeY gene encoding rRNA maturation RNase YbeY produces the protein MQLDIDIEDWPSGNWEALAERAAEAAGEGEPRLANPRLVTSVLFTSDAEVHVLNREWRKRDKPTNVLSFPMLERTDLESLAPEGPPEMLGDIALAHETCAREAAEKGITLEAHAAHLIVHGLLHLAGHDHVDSDEQAEAMEALETAILAKLGIADPYGDR, from the coding sequence ATGCAGCTTGATATCGACATCGAGGACTGGCCTTCGGGCAATTGGGAAGCACTGGCCGAACGTGCGGCGGAAGCTGCCGGGGAAGGGGAGCCGCGCCTCGCCAACCCGCGCCTTGTGACGAGCGTGCTGTTCACTTCGGACGCCGAGGTTCACGTCCTCAATCGCGAATGGCGCAAGCGCGACAAGCCCACCAATGTCCTCAGCTTCCCGATGCTGGAACGCACCGACCTCGAATCGCTCGCGCCTGAAGGCCCGCCCGAAATGCTCGGCGACATCGCGCTCGCCCATGAAACCTGCGCGCGCGAGGCGGCGGAGAAGGGCATCACGCTCGAGGCGCACGCGGCCCATCTGATCGTCCACGGCCTGCTCCATCTCGCCGGGCACGACCATGTCGACAGCGACGAACAGGCCGAGGCGATGGAGGCGCTGGAAACCGCGATACTTGCCAAACTGGGCATCGCTGACCCATATGGCGACAGGTAG
- a CDS encoding hemolysin family protein encodes MADSHSPASPSGEADSSSGLWPALRKILGFEAARSLREQLEEAIDEHEDGSGPEGGDERASPGGDLSRVERQMLRNLLHFSEHDADDVAVPRGEIVAVDAAISWEEMVAAFSEHGHSRMPVYRETLDSVIGMIHIKDIFPYLANGTPPPADWTTLMRQPLYVPQARGALDVLADMRTQRVHLAIVLDEFSGTDGLITIEDLVEEIVGDIEDEHDDAPPELITPIGEGMWDCDARAELDDIAERIDPRLAEVEESVDTLGGLAFVLAEAVPPVGTVLEHPSGWRIEVTAGDETHVTRLRLHPPANDEEEVQ; translated from the coding sequence ATGGCCGATTCCCATTCGCCCGCCTCCCCGTCGGGAGAGGCGGACAGTAGCAGCGGGCTTTGGCCTGCGCTTCGCAAGATCCTCGGGTTCGAGGCCGCGCGCTCGCTGCGCGAACAGCTCGAAGAGGCGATCGACGAGCACGAGGATGGCAGCGGCCCCGAGGGCGGTGATGAGCGCGCCAGCCCCGGCGGCGACCTGTCGCGGGTGGAGCGGCAGATGCTGCGCAACCTGCTGCACTTCTCCGAACACGATGCCGACGATGTCGCCGTGCCGCGCGGCGAGATCGTCGCGGTGGATGCCGCGATCAGCTGGGAAGAGATGGTCGCGGCCTTCTCCGAACACGGCCATTCGCGGATGCCGGTGTACCGCGAGACGCTCGATAGCGTGATCGGGATGATCCACATCAAGGACATCTTCCCCTATCTCGCCAACGGCACCCCGCCGCCCGCCGACTGGACCACGCTGATGCGCCAGCCGCTCTACGTGCCCCAAGCACGCGGGGCGCTGGACGTGCTCGCCGACATGCGCACCCAGCGCGTTCATCTCGCCATCGTGCTCGACGAATTCTCGGGCACCGATGGCCTCATCACCATCGAGGATCTGGTCGAGGAAATTGTCGGCGATATCGAGGACGAGCATGATGACGCCCCGCCCGAACTGATCACGCCGATCGGCGAAGGCATGTGGGATTGCGATGCGCGCGCCGAGCTCGACGATATCGCAGAACGCATCGACCCGCGCCTCGCCGAGGTGGAAGAGTCGGTCGATACGCTGGGCGGCCTCGCCTTTGTGCTGGCCGAGGCGGTGCCGCCGGTGGGCACCGTGCTGGAACATCCGAGCGGCTGGCGGATTGAAGTCACGGCGGGCGATGAAACCCACGTCACCCGCCTGCGCCTGCACCCTCCGGCCAACGACGAAGAAGAGGTGCAATAG
- a CDS encoding LysR substrate-binding domain-containing protein: MPARRLPPLRALEAFMRTVRLGSARAAAEEIGLSPSALSRRISNLEEFVGKKLFTRARQSMQLTDEGQAFYEAVNPHMEALARAVESQSDNIALLRLRLGVLPMFGSQRLFPRLGELRKRHPLLHIDIDTAPHLEDRVGDTLDAAIILSRGPASGLHAVRLDHNLVHAICSKDTARNIGPDITPEAMAKQTFLIHNELPESFVAWKKANGLEQMDPAAIDHYDSGALMLEAAAQGLGVAIMHDDHLRRANDNRLTNLPGKPVESPYSYWFVCKPVALESRPVRIFHDWLVRAGL; this comes from the coding sequence ATGCCTGCACGCCGCCTGCCCCCTCTGCGCGCTCTGGAAGCCTTCATGCGCACCGTGCGCCTGGGCTCGGCCCGCGCGGCGGCGGAGGAGATCGGGCTCAGCCCCTCGGCCCTGTCGCGGCGGATCAGCAATCTCGAAGAGTTCGTCGGCAAGAAGCTGTTCACCCGCGCCCGCCAGTCGATGCAACTGACCGACGAGGGCCAGGCCTTCTACGAAGCGGTAAACCCCCACATGGAAGCGCTCGCCCGCGCGGTGGAGAGCCAGTCGGACAATATCGCGCTGCTGCGGCTGCGCCTCGGCGTGCTGCCCATGTTCGGCAGCCAGCGGCTGTTCCCGCGGCTGGGTGAATTGCGCAAGCGCCATCCGTTGCTGCACATCGACATCGACACCGCCCCGCATCTCGAAGACCGCGTGGGCGACACGCTGGACGCGGCGATCATCCTGTCGCGCGGCCCGGCGAGCGGGCTGCATGCGGTGAGGCTCGACCACAATCTCGTCCACGCGATCTGCTCGAAGGACACCGCCCGCAATATCGGCCCGGACATCACCCCCGAGGCAATGGCCAAGCAGACCTTCCTGATCCACAACGAATTACCGGAAAGCTTCGTCGCCTGGAAGAAGGCCAACGGGCTGGAACAGATGGACCCGGCAGCGATCGACCACTACGATTCGGGCGCGCTGATGCTGGAGGCCGCCGCACAGGGCCTCGGCGTTGCCATCATGCACGACGATCACCTGCGCCGCGCCAACGACAACCGCCTTACCAACCTGCCGGGCAAGCCGGTGGAGAGCCCCTATTCCTACTGGTTCGTGTGCAAGCCGGTCGCGCTGGAAAGCCGCCCGGTGCGGATCTTCCACGACTGGCTGGTGCGCGCGGGGCTCTAG
- a CDS encoding lysophospholipid acyltransferase family protein, whose translation MTDAELRAAAARGEATPLSAMGWVRLALRALALIALIVVFVPLHYLYRVLSYGSPFPMLFLRYAARVCGARVEVIGTYLKRDVFFVANHLSWIDILALAGASGTAFVAKAELAEAPVVGWLASLNRTVFVKREHRMGVAEQINALKEALADNWSVTVFPEGTTTDGQSLLPFKTSMLSVLEPPPPGVLVQPVILDYGPVAEWIGWIGNESGVNNAKRVLARKGTFKVRLHYLEPFSPEDFRGRKAIGQESRRRIEEALLAILGKPLRPFEYAVAPVRYEPKNEDRTAG comes from the coding sequence ATGACTGACGCGGAACTGCGCGCGGCTGCCGCGCGGGGGGAGGCAACGCCGCTCTCGGCGATGGGCTGGGTGCGGCTCGCCTTGCGCGCACTGGCGCTGATCGCGCTGATCGTGGTCTTCGTTCCGCTTCACTACCTCTACCGCGTGCTGTCCTACGGCTCGCCCTTCCCGATGCTGTTCCTGCGCTATGCCGCGCGGGTGTGCGGGGCGCGGGTCGAGGTGATCGGCACCTATCTCAAGCGCGACGTGTTCTTCGTCGCCAACCACCTGTCGTGGATCGACATCCTCGCGCTCGCGGGCGCGAGCGGCACGGCCTTCGTCGCCAAGGCGGAACTGGCCGAGGCGCCCGTGGTCGGCTGGCTCGCCAGCCTCAACCGCACGGTCTTCGTCAAGCGCGAGCACCGGATGGGCGTGGCCGAGCAGATCAACGCCCTGAAAGAGGCGCTGGCCGACAACTGGTCGGTCACGGTATTCCCCGAAGGCACCACCACCGACGGCCAATCGCTGCTGCCGTTCAAGACCTCGATGCTCTCCGTTTTGGAGCCGCCCCCGCCCGGCGTGCTCGTGCAGCCGGTGATCCTCGACTATGGCCCGGTCGCCGAGTGGATCGGCTGGATCGGCAACGAGAGCGGAGTGAACAATGCCAAGCGCGTGCTGGCGCGCAAGGGCACCTTCAAGGTGCGGCTGCACTATCTCGAGCCGTTCAGCCCCGAAGATTTCCGCGGCCGCAAGGCGATCGGTCAGGAATCGCGCCGCAGGATCGAGGAAGCGCTTCTCGCGATCCTTGGCAAGCCGCTGAGACCCTTCGAATACGCGGTCGCTCCGGTGCGTTACGAGCCGAAGAACGAGGACCGGACGGCGGGCTAG
- a CDS encoding Fur family transcriptional regulator has translation MTQKIDLEQLCAEKGLRITEQRRVIAKVLSESDDHPDVELLHSRAVAVDPRISIATVYRTVRLFEEAGILDRHDFGDGRSRYEPVPEAHHDHLIDVETGKVVEFVDPEVEALQRQIAERLGYRLVDHRMELYGVRLSRND, from the coding sequence TTGACCCAGAAGATCGATCTCGAACAGCTGTGCGCCGAAAAGGGCCTGCGCATCACCGAACAGCGCCGCGTCATCGCCAAGGTGCTGTCGGAGAGCGACGACCACCCCGATGTCGAACTGCTCCACAGCCGCGCGGTTGCAGTCGATCCGCGCATCTCGATCGCCACGGTCTACCGCACCGTGCGCCTGTTCGAGGAAGCGGGCATCCTCGACCGCCACGATTTCGGCGACGGCCGCTCGCGCTATGAACCCGTGCCAGAAGCGCATCACGATCACCTGATCGATGTCGAGACCGGCAAGGTGGTTGAATTCGTCGACCCGGAAGTCGAGGCGCTGCAACGCCAGATTGCAGAGCGGCTGGGCTACCGCCTGGTCGATCACCGCATGGAACTCTACGGCGTGCGCCTCTCCCGCAATGACTGA
- a CDS encoding MucR family transcriptional regulator, translated as MQDLELDMKETLITLTSDIVAAHVSNNDVAVGDVPSLITNVYSALANLGETPVVEEAKPQPAVAIRNSVKPDYIVCLEDGKKLKMLKRYLRTNYDMTPEEYRARWGLPADYPMVAPNYAEKRRDLAKKIGLGRKPGTTVAPKGRRTKKTA; from the coding sequence ATGCAGGATCTGGAACTCGATATGAAAGAAACGCTTATCACGCTGACCAGCGATATTGTCGCCGCGCACGTCAGCAACAATGATGTGGCCGTGGGCGATGTGCCCAGCCTGATCACCAATGTCTATTCGGCGCTCGCCAATCTTGGCGAAACCCCGGTGGTCGAAGAAGCCAAGCCGCAACCGGCCGTGGCGATCCGCAATTCGGTGAAGCCCGATTACATTGTCTGTCTTGAAGACGGCAAGAAGCTGAAAATGCTCAAGCGTTATCTTCGCACCAATTACGACATGACCCCCGAAGAATACCGCGCGCGTTGGGGCCTGCCGGCCGATTATCCGATGGTCGCCCCCAATTATGCCGAAAAGCGCCGCGATCTCGCCAAGAAGATCGGTCTCGGCCGCAAGCCCGGCACCACCGTGGCGCCCAAGGGCCGCCGCACCAAGAAGACCGCCTGA
- a CDS encoding GNAT family N-acetyltransferase — protein sequence MAVMEAAFDPAYGEAWNRRQVADALAMPNTHALVVDAEGEVIPDGTVTAAPAGFVLTRHVLDEEELLLIAVTPGARLRGVGTALIAHLFDVARTRGITRIFLEMRRGNPAIQLYSKFGFEPIGERRNYYRMANGERIDAITFARTI from the coding sequence ATGGCGGTGATGGAGGCGGCGTTCGATCCGGCCTATGGCGAGGCTTGGAACCGCCGGCAGGTGGCCGATGCGCTCGCCATGCCGAACACCCATGCGCTGGTGGTCGATGCGGAAGGGGAAGTGATCCCCGATGGCACGGTGACCGCTGCCCCTGCGGGCTTTGTCCTGACCCGCCATGTGCTCGACGAGGAAGAGCTGCTGCTCATCGCCGTTACCCCCGGCGCGCGGCTGCGCGGGGTCGGCACGGCGCTGATCGCGCACCTGTTCGATGTTGCCCGCACACGCGGTATCACGCGGATCTTTCTCGAAATGCGGCGCGGAAATCCGGCTATCCAATTGTATTCCAAGTTCGGTTTCGAACCGATCGGCGAGCGGCGCAACTATTACCGCATGGCCAATGGTGAGCGGATCGACGCAATTACTTTCGCCCGCACAATCTAG
- the tsaB gene encoding tRNA (adenosine(37)-N6)-threonylcarbamoyltransferase complex dimerization subunit type 1 TsaB, protein MRTLAIETASEACSIALFEGDDPIARDHRVLGRGHAEALVPMIAALPGKGRSERILVSLGPGSFTGVRIGLATARALGFAWGAEVLGYPTLALIAAQARAAHPGLDVTVCVNGGHGEWFVQDFGADGRAEGLVASLAPAAAAARPLAAVIAGSRAAELAALVGDGERTVLPLLPEATAVPLGDLSLFTSALTPIYGRGADATPMAERARA, encoded by the coding sequence ATGCGGACACTCGCGATAGAAACCGCTTCTGAGGCGTGCAGCATTGCCCTGTTCGAGGGTGACGACCCAATTGCACGCGATCATCGGGTGCTGGGGCGCGGCCATGCCGAGGCGCTGGTGCCGATGATCGCCGCGCTCCCCGGCAAAGGGCGCAGCGAACGCATCCTCGTCAGCCTCGGCCCCGGAAGCTTCACCGGCGTGCGGATCGGTCTCGCAACCGCGCGGGCGCTGGGATTTGCGTGGGGTGCCGAGGTGCTGGGCTACCCCACCCTCGCCCTGATCGCGGCACAGGCGCGCGCCGCGCATCCTGGCCTTGATGTGACGGTGTGCGTCAACGGCGGCCATGGCGAATGGTTCGTGCAGGATTTCGGCGCGGATGGCCGGGCGGAAGGGTTGGTCGCCTCGCTCGCGCCCGCTGCCGCTGCAGCACGCCCGCTCGCGGCGGTGATCGCCGGAAGCCGCGCTGCAGAACTGGCCGCGCTGGTCGGGGACGGGGAACGCACCGTGTTGCCGCTGCTGCCCGAAGCCACTGCCGTCCCGCTCGGCGACCTGTCGCTTTTTACCTCCGCGCTCACCCCGATCTACGGGCGCGGGGCCGACGCCACCCCGATGGCCGAACGGGCGCGCGCGTGA
- a CDS encoding malonic semialdehyde reductase, producing the protein MTTQFHDHVLSDAALDQLFNKARSYNGWLDKPVSDAQLYAIWDLLKMAPTSANMQPVRIVWVKSDEARAKLVECVSDGNKDKVAAAPVTAVIGYDIDFHEELPWLFPHTDAKSWFEGDEEGRKEGAFRNSSLQGAYLMLAARAIGLDCGPMSGFDKDAVTAAFFADAPRHRVNFICSIGYGDPESIFERSPRPDFGRFNEIV; encoded by the coding sequence ATGACCACCCAGTTCCACGACCACGTCCTCTCGGACGCGGCGCTCGACCAGCTGTTCAACAAAGCCCGCAGCTACAATGGCTGGCTGGACAAGCCGGTCTCCGACGCGCAGCTTTATGCGATCTGGGATCTGCTCAAGATGGCGCCGACGTCGGCCAATATGCAGCCGGTGCGGATCGTGTGGGTCAAGTCGGACGAAGCCAGGGCCAAGCTGGTCGAATGCGTGTCCGACGGCAACAAGGACAAGGTCGCCGCCGCGCCGGTGACTGCGGTGATCGGCTACGACATCGACTTTCACGAGGAACTGCCCTGGCTGTTCCCCCACACCGACGCCAAGAGCTGGTTCGAGGGGGACGAGGAAGGCCGCAAGGAAGGCGCGTTCCGCAATTCTTCGCTGCAAGGCGCTTACCTGATGCTCGCCGCGCGCGCGATCGGGCTCGATTGCGGGCCGATGTCGGGCTTCGACAAGGATGCCGTCACCGCCGCCTTTTTCGCCGACGCGCCGCGTCACCGCGTGAACTTCATCTGCTCGATCGGCTATGGCGACCCTGAAAGCATCTTCGAGCGCAGCCCGCGCCCGGACTTCGGGCGCTTCAACGAGATCGTCTGA